The window CGGCACGTAGTTAGCCGGAATCCACGCCCATGTCAGACAATCGGCCAGAGGCAAGTAGCGCCTGCTGGTGGATTCCGGCCAAAACCACGCCGGAATGACGACCGATTGCCTGGGGCTCTTGAGCGAAGGTGCTTCAGGACAGACAAAATCGAGCGTGGTGTGACTATCCACGCGCTTGTTCTATGAGCGGCAACCCGCGCGCATCCATCATCATCCCGTCATACAACGGCATGGCGCATTTGCCGGTCTGCCTCGCGTCGCTGCGCGCGCAGGCTGGCGCGCCGTCGTTCGAGACGATTCTCGTCGACAATGGCTCGACCGACGAATCGGTGGGGTTTGTAGCTCGCGAATTCCCGGCAGTGCGCGTCGTCGCCCTGCCGCGCAACGAAGTCTTCGTCGGCGCGGTCAACAGCGGCATCCGCGCGGCGCGCGGCGAGATCATCATCCTGCTGAACAACGACACTGAGGCCGAGCCAAACTGGCTGGCCGAACTGGTCGGCGCGCTGGACGGCGAGCCGCAGGCCGGCATGGCGGCCTCGAAAATGCGGCTGTTCGACCGGCGCGACACCCTGCACAACGCCGGCGACAGCTTCGGACGCGACGGCCTGCCGGTGAACCGGGGTGTGTGGGAAACCGATGCGGGCCAATACGACAACGACCGCTTCGTGTTCGCGGCGTGCGGCGGCGCGGCCGCCTACCGCAAGACGGTGCTCGACCGCATCGGTCTGTTCGACGACGATCTGATCGCGTACTGCGAGGATGTCGATCTCGGCTGGCGCGCGCAACTGGCAGGCTACCGCTGCGTCTACGCGCCGCGCGCCATCGTCTATCACAAGCTGAGCGCGACCGGCGGCGGCAAGCTGGCGAGCTACTACGTTGGGCGTAACGTGCTCTGGGTGCTGGCGAAGAACCTGCCGGATAGCCTGTGGCGCAAGTACCGCGGGCGGATCATCGCCGCGCAACTGCGCATCGCGCGTGATGCATTGCTGGCATGGCGCGGCGAGGCCGCGCGCGCGCGCCTGCGCGGCCAATGGGATGGCCTGCGCGGCCTGCGGGGCATGTTGGCCAAGCGCAAAGCGATTCAGGCCGCGCGCGTCGTGGACGACGGGTACATCGACAGCCTGCTAACATAAGAGACCCTTCGGGTTTTTGAAAACCCGAAGGGTCTGCTACTCGCCACATGGCATCTGCTTAATGCGGAATCTCATCGCCCTGGCAGGTGGAATGTCTCTGCCCTGCTATTGTGCAGCCCAGAGAAATAGCGGTAGGGTTCGGCGCTATGTCAGGTTTTGTTGTTCTACGCCATAGGATGTCTCGCCCTCAACCCTTATTGTGAATGTTATCTACTCTTTAACCTCGAGGCGATCCACCTGTATCTGCGAACCGTTGCAGTCAGGCACATTGCTGAGTAGTGTGCCATATAGATGAACGATCCTGCCGCTATCGCGCTGCGCCTGGATCTGGGACCTTATCGCCGGGTCCATGGAGTCAATGCCAAAGGAGATCACCCGTCCCAAGTCCCTCCGCTCGAAACAGTCATCAAACTGTGCGCCAGGCTTGTTGCTCTTGATGATCCCCCACCAGTCAGCTATCTTCTCTGGCGTACCGGGTGTCACGAAACTGCCTGGGATACTTCCTCCTGTGCCGCCACCACTTGGTATTGCGGTTGGGACAACGGCAAAGGCAGGTGTTGGGCTTTTTTGTGCTGCCCGGCCACACTCTCCCCGGTAATAGGCCCACTCGTCACAGGTGCTGCCATCCGGAAAAACACATATTCCGTTTTGGCTGCCATCGGCAGCAGTGCGAAATTCGAGTGTGTTCCCTTTCTGTATGCAATAGACCGAGGCAGGATTCGGCATAGACGCTTGAGGCATGTCCGTTGCAGCAGCATCGGGTGCCGACTGCGTCTGGGGCGCTGTGCAGGCTGTCAGCGCCATCAAAATGATTGTGAATGTAAAGATCCTTTTCATTTTTTCTTTCTTTCTGTTGTTCCTGATTCTTGAAAACTCTATTTTTCTTCGATTTCCCGTGGATTTGCCCATGTCAAGTGCTGTGACGCGGCACGAACGTATTCGCTTGCTGCGCCGGCACGGCGGCGCTGCGGCGCAGCATGACGATTCCCACCCAAGCAGACCATACCATCATACCCGGCCCGAAAATCATAAACATGATCTCTGCTAAAGCGGGAATCATCGTGAGGATACCCGCGATACCGAGAAACACGCCCAGGTAGCCAGGCGCCCTGGTAAGCCCTCTCGTTCGCAACGCGGCCAGGCTGAGTAGCAGCACCCATAAGCTGCGTACCAGTGCCGTCCATGCCGCCGCCGCTTGAGCCGTGTCGTTGCCATAGAGATTGGCGACTACGCCGAGGTTATGGAGCATGAGGTTGCCGGTGCCAATGATCAGTCCCGCCCAGATAAACCCGAAAACCGTAGCCGTCTGCATCAATGCCGGCGAGCCAGCCTTCAACCGCTCGTAAAGCGCCAGCACCATGATCACCAACGTGATGGCTGACCCCCAATAAACGATCAAATTCCACAGGTACACGAGGGTCTGGTTGTCGGCCAGAAACTTCAGGACCTGATCAGGCGCGGCGTCCAGAAGGGGAAACATCAAGGTGAAGCCCAAGACCATGCCCACCACCAAGGCTGCGGCGTGACCCAGTGCCGCAATGCCGCCCCACTTCTGCAAGTTGTTCATTTTCAGGCTCCTTTTGTGGAAAGATGTTGCTGAGTTTCATAAGCAGCGTGCGCCAGCGCCGAAGGTGTGCGGCGGCCGACAATGGCCGGCGCTTCGTGGATCAACTCGTCGTTCTTAAGAGCCTCGACCATGAATAGAGCGTAATCCACGCGGCGCGTCATATTGCTTTCCAAGATGGGATCACCCACGTGCCGACTCCACACGGGCAGGCCCTGACTCTCGCCCTCTTCAAGGTCGCTCCCACGCACGACCGTCCAGCGGGTTGGGCTGGCAAATACCCGTTGGCAGGCTTCCACCTGGTCATCAATTTCCACGGCACGCAGCAACTTTCCGATCCATCCAGCGGCTTTGAGGGCTGCCTTGAAGGTGGAGGAGTACACATCCTGGCCGTCGCGCGTGATGTGCCAGCCGCAGGAAAAGATCAGGCGCGCTCCCGGTTGGGCGTAGTCGAGTACTGCCTGGGCCGTTCCCGATGAATACTGTTGAACCCCCCAGGGGATCAGCACGGTGAGGACCCCGTCGCAGCCAGCGACAGCCTGCTGAATCACCTGGCGGTCGTTTGTCGCACCGGGAATGAGTGTGATGCGCCCTTTGAACGCCTCGAGTTTGTTCACGCTGCGCTCCCGGCAGACTCCGACCACCGCATGTCCCCGATCCAGAGCGTGCTGTACCATGTAAGTACCGAGCTTTCCAGATGCCCCAATGATGCAGATTTTCATCTCTTTCTCCTTGTCAACAGCGTGCACTTTAGATGTGCCAATTTATACTTAGGCGCCTTGTCGCAATAACTTGCTGCATTTATGCGACGCGCGCGTTAGTCCACGGGCAGCGGTATATACGGATCGACCATTGCTGATGGCTTGATGGCCGCCTGCCTCGTTTTCCGATGGTAAAACGCAGTCGCAAAACAGTATCAACTTATATTGACGGGCTGCCTTAGTTTCTGGACTTTGGCAACGAACTGACTCAATACAGAACTGCTGCGCCGGCGTGAGGGCGCACGAACAGGACCTCTCCGCGCGAGTGGATCAAGACGCGATGCAGCGGAAGGGGTGGTTGACGGTTTAGGGCGGCAGCAACATGGCGACGAGCTCGGCATCGCTGAGCCCGGAGCGAACCAGGGCAGCGATGTGACAGACCGTGTGTCGCACATGGGCGGCTTGATGCGTGCGCAAGACATCGCCCAAGGGTTGCAACGTGACCTTGGGGTCGGTCAAGAGCGGTGCGACGCGCTGGGTTTGCACGAAAGCATAAGCGGCAAAGACCAGCGTGTGCCAGCGCAGGATGGCCTCGAGCGACTGCACGCGAAAGTCGCTCAGGCCGAAGCGCTCCTTCAAAAACCAATTGTCGACTTCCGCCTGCCAGCGATAGCCGTAGTACTTCAGGATCGTTCGGACGTGCAAGCTGGTGTCCGAGCACAAGAAGTACGCGGGATGTGTATCCCGCTGTTTGCGTTTGGAGATGATCGCTACCACCGGTTGGGGGTAGCGGCGCAGTTGGCCGATGTGGTATCGGGTTTGATAGGTGCGACTGCGCTTGGCTGAGCGCACCACCACGCGGGTGATGCGTTGGTAGCCCAGATGCGGCCACCAGTGGCAGAGCGGACGGCCAGACAGATTGCGATTGGAGCGCGTCGCACAGATGAAGTGCCAGCCGTGCGCGCGAATGTAGTTGAGTAGCTGCTGGTTGTCGTACCAGGCATCGAACAAGACGTAGACCCGACAGGCGGGCGGCAACTGTGGTGCTACCTCGTCCAGCATCTGCTCGACGAGCGCCACCAGTTTGTGGTAGGTCAATTTCTCGGCAACGGCGCGCCCGCGATTGAGACGTTTGACCACCTTGACGGGCAGATACAACCGCCAGGCCAAGCAGAATTGGGCTGGACCGATTTGCAGCGAGAGCGTCACGTAGCGGGAGCTGTTGGTGCATTTGCCCCGCTGCCGCCGTTGCGTCACATGATCGTACTGCAAACTGACCGCTGCCAGGGCCTGCGTCGCAACATCTTTCGGGCAGAGCGCATCGTCGATCTTGAGGAACAGCAGGCGCCAGCCGGTTCGCGTCTGAAGCTGCACGACCAGCTTCAACAGGCACAGCGTCACGCCCTTTTGAAGCGCCTGATGGTCCCAGGGGCTGGCGCGGAAGAAGTCGGCCAGCGCAAACTCGTCGGCGTGGGGCAGTCGCAGCAGGCCCGTCAGGTGTCTGAGTGTCTTGTGTTTGCTGCCGCTGACCATCAGCGCTTCGATGAAATTGAGGGCATGCCGCTGCTGCGCAGGCGAAAAGTTGAGCAGCAACGGCACCAGAAAGTTGCATAATGACTCGGTTTGCGCGAAAATCCAGGTTGGCATCGGACTTCTCCTTCTTGATAGTGTGGCTTCAGCAACCAACACTTTAGGCGAAATCCGATGCTATTTCAATTTACGCTAACCCTTGCCAAAGTCCAGTTAGTTTGTGTCGGTCTTGGCAGCCCCGGAAGCGACTGCCGGTGAATTGACCCCTTTCGCGATCAGCCAGACCGCGAAAACAATCTCTTGCAGGGCAAGTAGAAAATCCATGTAGACCGATGTCATTAGATCGATAGAGCGGAACATAAACAAGCAGCTTGCCACGATGGTCACCGCAGTTCCAACAAGACCCCAACCTGCTAACCAACGCGGGGCGAGTTTCATTTGATACAGCAAATAGTAAAACATCA is drawn from Chloroflexota bacterium and contains these coding sequences:
- a CDS encoding glycosyltransferase family 2 protein; amino-acid sequence: MSGNPRASIIIPSYNGMAHLPVCLASLRAQAGAPSFETILVDNGSTDESVGFVAREFPAVRVVALPRNEVFVGAVNSGIRAARGEIIILLNNDTEAEPNWLAELVGALDGEPQAGMAASKMRLFDRRDTLHNAGDSFGRDGLPVNRGVWETDAGQYDNDRFVFAACGGAAAYRKTVLDRIGLFDDDLIAYCEDVDLGWRAQLAGYRCVYAPRAIVYHKLSATGGGKLASYYVGRNVLWVLAKNLPDSLWRKYRGRIIAAQLRIARDALLAWRGEAARARLRGQWDGLRGLRGMLAKRKAIQAARVVDDGYIDSLLT
- a CDS encoding DUF333 domain-containing protein; its protein translation is MGKSTGNRRKIEFSRIRNNRKKEKMKRIFTFTIILMALTACTAPQTQSAPDAAATDMPQASMPNPASVYCIQKGNTLEFRTAADGSQNGICVFPDGSTCDEWAYYRGECGRAAQKSPTPAFAVVPTAIPSGGGTGGSIPGSFVTPGTPEKIADWWGIIKSNKPGAQFDDCFERRDLGRVISFGIDSMDPAIRSQIQAQRDSGRIVHLYGTLLSNVPDCNGSQIQVDRLEVKE
- a CDS encoding transposase, whose product is MPTWIFAQTESLCNFLVPLLLNFSPAQQRHALNFIEALMVSGSKHKTLRHLTGLLRLPHADEFALADFFRASPWDHQALQKGVTLCLLKLVVQLQTRTGWRLLFLKIDDALCPKDVATQALAAVSLQYDHVTQRRQRGKCTNSSRYVTLSLQIGPAQFCLAWRLYLPVKVVKRLNRGRAVAEKLTYHKLVALVEQMLDEVAPQLPPACRVYVLFDAWYDNQQLLNYIRAHGWHFICATRSNRNLSGRPLCHWWPHLGYQRITRVVVRSAKRSRTYQTRYHIGQLRRYPQPVVAIISKRKQRDTHPAYFLCSDTSLHVRTILKYYGYRWQAEVDNWFLKERFGLSDFRVQSLEAILRWHTLVFAAYAFVQTQRVAPLLTDPKVTLQPLGDVLRTHQAAHVRHTVCHIAALVRSGLSDAELVAMLLPP
- a CDS encoding NAD(P)H-binding protein, producing MKICIIGASGKLGTYMVQHALDRGHAVVGVCRERSVNKLEAFKGRITLIPGATNDRQVIQQAVAGCDGVLTVLIPWGVQQYSSGTAQAVLDYAQPGARLIFSCGWHITRDGQDVYSSTFKAALKAAGWIGKLLRAVEIDDQVEACQRVFASPTRWTVVRGSDLEEGESQGLPVWSRHVGDPILESNMTRRVDYALFMVEALKNDELIHEAPAIVGRRTPSALAHAAYETQQHLSTKGA